Proteins from a genomic interval of Scomber scombrus chromosome 11, fScoSco1.1, whole genome shotgun sequence:
- the clul1 gene encoding clusterin-like protein 1 has translation MGGGGGGEKNTIFLFVWWFGKMLRCTCAEFCPPSLLLSSKMKLLLSLAVLVVTLGVLNSTPEAEPISEDTLKQLSLDGEKLVDEEVRRALYGVKQMKEVMWRNEQKHEHLMKSLQHSNEKRKGAAQLAKDVTEKLEEAEEQCKDSLQSEWEECRPCLEDACKTFYTSTCRRGFATFRAKVENFFHRVSTRFGPREPRTDAGDILVNQGPDNTDTEVVRIEDSFKRLISKVGTLVNRSVALVSRMSDRLDKVLQKAFLNNTDVLMEEISSNPFYPARDSGFLQGVGVEEVLDSFFDFGKSVVEEFGAVVTQVFDDINEAVEEEKKKERSFPRFLQNRKLCRDLRKQTSECWQLQNQCEACQGALLTECPSVRELHVELDEVSQLLDVSKEQYDEILSIVQRHTDETVNWLSNMAAEFSWVTQTVSNSSAPENIFRITMVSRSRENLSGTETKVQVNILNSPALILSVPGELELQDPAFIQYVAQEALDKYKEMAR, from the exons atgggaggaggaggagggggggagaaaaacaCAATCTTCTTGTTTGTGTGGTGGTTTGGGAAGATGCTGAG ATGCACATGC GCTGAGTTTTGCCCTCCAAGTCTGTTACTGAGCTCAAAAATGAAGCTCCTGCTCAGTTTGGCTGTGCTGGTGGTGACTTTGGGTGTCCTCAATTCTACCCCTGAGGCCGAACCCATCTCAGAGGACACCTTAAAAC agtTGTCTCTGGATGGCGAGAAACTGGTGGACGAGGAGGTGAGGAGAGCTCTGTATGGGGTGAAACAGATGAAGGAGGTGATGTGGAGGAATGAGCAGAAGCATGAGCACCTCATGAAGTCCCTCCAGCATAGCAATGAAAAGAGAAAG ggggcagcccAACTAGCTAAAGATGTGACTGAGAAgctggaggaggcagaggagcagTGTAAAGACTCCCTGCAGTCTGAGTGGGAGGAGTGCAGACCCTGTCTGGAGGATGCTTGTAAAACCTTCTACACCTCCACCTGCCGCAGGGGCTTTGCCACTTTCCGTGCCAAG GTGGAGAACTTCTTCCACAGGGTGTCCACACGCTTTGGCCCCCGTGAACCTCGCACGGATGCAGGGGACATCTTGGTGAACCAGGGCCCCGACAACACTGACACCGAGGTTGTCCGCATTGAGGACTCCTTCAAACGCCTGATCAGCAAGGTGGGAACACTCGTGAACCGCAGCGTTGCCCTAGTGTCCAGGATGAGTGACAGGCTCGACAAGGTGCTCCAAAAGGCCTTTCTCAACAACACTGATGTCCTGATGGAAGAAATCAGCTCCAATCCCTTTTACCCGGCCCGCGACTCAGGTTTCCTGCAGGGTGTGGGTGTGGAAGAGGTGCTGGACTCCTTCTTTGACTTTGGCAAGAGCGTGGTGGAGGAGTTTGGAGCTGTGGTGACCCAGGTGTTCGATGACATCAATGAggcagtggaggaggagaagaagaaag AGAGAAGTTTCCCCCGTTTCCTGCAGAACAGGAAGCTGTGCAGAGACCTTCGCAAACAGACCTCAGAGTGCTGGCAGCTACAGAACCAGTGTGAGGCCTGTCAGGGAGCCCTGCTCACAG AGTGCCCCAGTGTGCGTGAGCTGCATGTGGAGCTGGATGAGGTTTCCCAGCTGCTGGATGTGTCCAAAGAGCAGTATGATGAGATCTTGTCTATTGTCCAACGCCACACTGATGAAACAGTCAACTGGCTCAGCAACATGGCTGCTGAGTTTAGCTGGGTGACTCAGACTGTGAGCAACAGCAGCGCACCTGAAAACATCTTCCGTATCACCATGGTGAGCAGGAGCAGGG AGAATCTATCTGGGACTGAGACTAAGGTGCAGGTAAACATCTTAAACTCTCCTGCACTTATCCTCTCTGTTCCTGGGGAACTGGAGCTCCAGGACCCAGCCTTCATCCAGTATGTGGCCCAGGAAGCTCTGGACAAATACAAAGAGATGGCCAGGTga